A stretch of Besnoitia besnoiti strain Bb-Ger1 chromosome V, whole genome shotgun sequence DNA encodes these proteins:
- a CDS encoding AMP-binding enzyme domain-containing protein (encoded by transcript BESB_063050) has product MAILFDPSDMPPTGRLVSLGTEGVDSCAGVHTVLSLQAAARVNRKLKPNKPGEDLFWTTDVTKELPVKVTESGPGSLPPITVVDFFADTVRRYPDAPALAFQPHTSPRFLSSATAQKTHATRSGGDAAGDVSAQSEAAARRAEGEGDAEETGEGGRNERSEPARCSQHAHEGDDGGSLLISLPPRRSLDASPPPSYIEGPLPGWCMYTWQGYWNDVCMFAKALLYLGCDRRSRIALMGCNSPAWAIAYFGAIFIDGIAVGIYTTNSVEATAHVVEHARCRVAVVDSLANMEKLLQVKKKQQAARERRLQRAVEAVDGAVGPAPSEVKRRRTTAPAFDAAAAAASSGSPPVTLSSETSYSPPATSEEFYDAFVGEEELGACDVLQTIVVYRDRVPEGYEDDGVISFEDFLQLGAAVNDVLLTARMESQKPGECCSLVYTSGTTGFPKGVMLSHDNFTWTAACSSHMMKIDNSHRLVSFLPLSHVAAQLVDLYMPVTMGCCLYFARPDALQGSLIDTVKAARPTWFLAVPRVWEKIEQKLKEIGAARGQSGIRKRLADWAKAVGFKGTDALLTGKTQDIPTVFPVVMKLILNQVRKALGMDLCLGLGSCAAPLDEGTQKYFMSLGMPINSIYGLSESTGPQTFILPAPGWYKVGSIGHAMPGTDMYVANENEEGHGEICFRGRNIFMGYYKDEKSTRGTLDENGFLHTGDLGYVDKDGFIYLTGRIKELIITAGGENVAPLLIESLLKQEMPQLLSNCMVVGDRRKFLGVLVCLYTAKDANDNPTETLAPEIVRFLAKANSPAETTREAMVDPVVNQLVREAIERTNVRTISRAQSVQGWRILPSDFAIATGELTATMKLRRKFVEKKFENFVEEIYEAPIPPCLSAKADANKAQIHAKL; this is encoded by the exons ATGGCGATCTTGTTCGACCCTTCAGACATGCCCCCCACGGGGCGGCTCGTGTCGCTCGGCACCGAAGGCGTGGACAGCTGTGCAGGCGTCCACACCGtgctgtcgctgcaggctgcggcgcgggtgAATCGCAAGTTGAAGCCGAACAAACCTGGCGAAGACCTCTTCTGGACGACGGACGTGACGAAGGAGCTGCCGGTCAAAGTCACCGAGTCCGGTCctggctcgctgccgcccatCACCGTCGTGGACTTCTTCGCGGACACCGTGCGCAGGTACcccgacgcgcctgcgctcgccttccagcCACACACCAgcccgcgcttcctctcctccgcgactgcgcagaaaactcacgcgacgcgcagcggcggcgacgcggccgggGACGTctcggcgcagagcgaagccgcggctcggcgcgcggaaggcgaaggggACGCCGAAGAGACCGGAGAAGGCGGGAGGAACGAGCGTAGCGagcccgcgcgctgctcgcaGCATGcgcacgaaggcgacgacgggggCTCGCTGCTGatttcgctgccgccgcgccggagcttggacgcgtcgccgccgccctcgtacATCGAGGGCCCGCTGCCGGGgtggtgtatgtacacctggCAGGGGTACTGGAACGACGTGTGCATGTTCGCAAAGGCGCTTCTGTACCTCGGCTGCGACCGGCGCTCGCGGATTGCGCTGATGGGCTGCAACAGCCCGGCGTGGGCGATTGCGTACTTTGGGGCGATCTTCATCGACGGCATCGCAGTCGGCATCTACACGACGAACTCGGTCGAGGCGACTGCCCACGTAGTTGAGCACGCGCGGTGTCGCGTCGCGGTCGTCGACTCGCTGGCGAACATggagaagctgctgcaggtcaagaagaagcagcaggccgcgagggagaggaggctccagcgcgccgtGGAGGCCGTCGACGGGGCGGTGGGACCGGCGCCGTCTGAGGTTaagcggcggcgaacgaccgcgcccgcgttcgatgcggcggcggcggcggcgtcctcgggGTCGCCCCCCGTGACGCTGTCCTCCGAGACGTCCtactcgccgcccgcgacgtcTGAGGAGTTCTATGACGCGTTTgtgggcgaggaggagctcggCGCGTGCGACGTGCTGCAGACGATTGTGGTGTACCGCGACCGCGTTCCCGAGGGCtacgaggacgacggcgtgATTTCCTTCGAGGACTTCCTgcagctcggcgccgcggtcaACGACGTGCTGCTTACGGCGCGCATGGAGAGCCAGAAGCCCGGCGAGTGCTGCTCGCTGGTGTACACGAGTGGCACGACGGGGTTTCCCAAGGGCGTGATGCTGTCGCACGACAACTTCACGTGGACTGCGGCCTGCTCATCTCACATGATGAAAATCGACAACTCGcaccgcctcgtctccttcctgccCCTCTCGcacgtcgccgcgcagctcgtcgacCTCTACATGCCCGTCACCATGGGTTGCTGTCTTTACTTTGCACGTCCTGACGCGCTCCAGGGCTCCCTCATCGACACCGTCAAGGCCGCGCGTCCAACGTGGTTCCTCGCCGTCCCCAGAGTCTGGGAAAAAATCGAACAAAAACTTAAAGAAatcggcgccgctcgcggccaATCCGGCATCCGCAAACGCCTCGCCGACTGGGCCAAGGCCGTCGGCTTCAAAGGCACCGATGCGCTGCTCACCGGAAAGACGCAGGACATCCCCACCGTCTTCCCAGTCGTCATGAAACTCATCCTCAATCAG GTCCGCAAGGCGCTAGGCATGGATCTGTGTTTAGGgctcggcagctgcgcggcgcctctggacGAGGGCACGCAGAAGTACTTTATGAGTCTCGGCATGCCCATTAACTCCATCTACGGTCTGAGTGAGAGCACGGGGCCGCAGACATTCATTCTGCCAGCGCCGGGATG GTACAAGGTGGGGAGCATCGGTCACGCGATGCCTGGGACTGACATGTATGTGGCGAACGAGAACGAAGAGGGTCACGGGGAGATTTGTTTTCGCGGGCGCAACATCTTCATGGGGTACTACAAGGACGAGAAGTCCACGCGAGGCACGCTAGACGAGAATGGCTTCCTGCACACTGGCGACCTGGGCTACGTTGATAAGGACGGCTTCATCTACCTCACGGGGCGGATAAAGGAGTTGATCATcacggcgggcggcgagaacgtcgcgccgctcctcATCGAGAGCCTGCTCAAGCAGGAGAtgccgcagctcctctcGAACTGCATGGTCGTTGGCGACCGGCGCAAGTTCCTCGGCGTTCTCGTCTGTCTGTACAcggcgaaggacgcgaacGACAACCCGACGGAGACACTCGCTCCCGAGAtcgtccgcttcctcgcgaaAGCCAACTCGCCCGCGGAAACGACCCGCGAGGCCATGGTCGATCCAGTCGTCAACCAGCTCGTGAGGGAAGCTATCGAGCGCACAAACGTGAGGACGATCTCCAG AGCGCAATCGGTCCAGGGTTGGCGCATTCTGCCGAGCGACTTTGCGATCGCGACCGGCGAGCTGACGGCGACGATgaagctgcggaggaagTTCGTGGAGAAGAAGTTCGAGAACTTCGTCGAAGAGATCTACGAGGCGCCCATTCCACCGTGCCTCTCCGCGAAGGCCGACGCAAACAAAGCTCAGATCCATGCCAAGTTGTAA